Part of the Trichoderma asperellum chromosome 1, complete sequence genome is shown below.
AGCACGATGCTAAAGTATAATGTGCAGGTGCAGTCACTCCTCCAGCAGGCTCTCCTTGGGCCACTGCCTACACCAAAGCCCAGACCGCATTGGCAAAGCTCTCGCTCCAGGATAAAGTCGGTATCGTGACTGGCGTTGGCTGGAACAAGGGACCTTGCGTTGGAAATACATCCCCGGTGTCAAGTATTAGCTATCCGGAGTTGTGTCTTCAGGACTCACCACTGGGTATCCGATTCTCAACGGGCAATACAGCTTTCACGCCGGGCGTCCAGGCCGCCTCAACATGGGATCTAAACTTAATCAGCCAACGTGGCCAATTCATCGGCCAGGAGAACAAAGCCGCAGGCGTCCACGTTACTTTGGGACCAGTGGCTGGACCGCTAGGAAAGACGCCACAGGGCGGGCGTAACTGGGAGGGCTTCAGTCCTGATCCATATCTCACTGGACTGGCAATGGCTGCAACCATTACGGGCATCCAAGGTGCAGGAGTGCAAGCAACAGCCAAGCACTACATCCTCAATGAGCAGGAGCTCAACCGTGATAGCATGTCCAGCAACGCTGACGACCGCACGCTCCACGAGCTGTATGCCTGGCCCTTTGCCGATGCTGTAAACGCCAATGTGGCTGCCGTTATGTGCTCGTACAACCGAGTCAACAGCACTTATGCGTGTGAAGATACGTATACGCTGCAGACGCTGCTGAAGAACCAGCTGGGGTTCCCCGGATACGTCATGACGGATTGGAACGCACAGCACTCGACCGTGCAAAGTGCACTGGCTGGTCTCGATATGTCCATGCCCGGCACCGACTtcaacggcggcagcatctACTGGGGGTCGGCCTTGACCAATGCTGTCAACAGCAACCAGGTCCCCCTGAGCAGACTCAACGACATGGTGACGCGCATCCTTGCTGCGTGGTACTTGACGGGCCAAGACTCTGGCTATCCTTCAGTCAGCTTTAGCAGAAATGTCCAGGGGAGCCACAACACCAACGTACGGGCCATTGCCAGAGACGGCATCGTGCTTCTCAAGAACGACGGCAACATTCTGCCGCTGAAGACGCCTTCGAGCATCGCCCTCATTGGATCAGCCACCATTGTCGGTGCTCACGCCAACAACTCTGCCTCATGCTCTGACCATGGCTGTGATCTTGGTGCTTTGGGAATGGGCTGGGGATCTGGCACCGCCAACTACCCATACTTTGTGGCGCCGTACGATGCCATCAACACGAAAGCCTCTTCGATTGGCGCCAAACTCACTCTGAGTAGCACCGATAGCACCTCTGCTGGCGCATCTGCGGCAAGCGGCAAAGACGTTGCCATTGTCGTCATCACCGCAGACTCAGGCGAAGGCTACATCACTGTTGAGGGCAACTCTGGGGATCGTAACGATCTCAACGCGTGGCACAACGGCACTGGCCTCGTCCAGGccgtagcagcagccaacAGCAATGTAATCGTTGTTGTCCACACTGTGGGTGCCATCAATCTGGAGCAGATTGTCGCTCTGCCTCAAGTAAAGGCCATTGTCTGGGCGGGTCTCCCCTCGCAGGAGAACGGCAACGCGCTGGTCGATATTCTGTGGGGAGCCGTCAGCCCGTCTGGAAAGCTGGTATATACGATTGCCAAGAGCCCAAGCGATTACAACACGCGCATTTCTTCGGGCGACGACAATTACAGTGAGGGGCTGTTTACGGATTACAAGCACTTTGACGACGCGGGCATCACGCCGCGATACGAATTTGGCTTTGGACTGTGTAAGTTTCTGCCCCatacagagaagaaggagaagaagaagaactgTCTTACAGGACATGATTGCTAGAATATAATGACAGACTCTAACTGACAAACATTACAGCTTACACAAACTTCACCTACTCGGGCCTTTCCATCACCTCCAACGCTAAATCTGGACTGGCTACTGGAGCTGTGGTTCCTGGAGGCCCCAGTGACCTGTTCCAGGATGTCGCCACCATCACCGTGAGCATCAAGAATACCGGAGCAGTGACCGGCGCCGAGGTCGCCCAGCTCTATCTCACCTACCCGTCCTCTGCCCCCAGAACCCCGGTGAGACAGCTTCGAGGCTTCGATAAGCTCAGCTTGACGGCTGGTCAGAGCGGAACAGCGACGTTCAACATTCGCAAGCGAGATCTGAGCTATTGGGACGTGTCGTCACAGCAGTGGCGGGTGCCGTCGGGGACTTTTGGCGTGAGCGTTGGAGCGAGCAGCAGAGATATTC
Proteins encoded:
- the CEL3A gene encoding glycoside hydrolase 3 (CAZy:GH3~SECRETED:SignalP(1-19)), coding for MLYTAVAALAIATTPFVRAESAVTPPAGSPWATAYTKAQTALAKLSLQDKVGIVTGVGWNKGPCVGNTSPVSSISYPELCLQDSPLGIRFSTGNTAFTPGVQAASTWDLNLISQRGQFIGQENKAAGVHVTLGPVAGPLGKTPQGGRNWEGFSPDPYLTGLAMAATITGIQGAGVQATAKHYILNEQELNRDSMSSNADDRTLHELYAWPFADAVNANVAAVMCSYNRVNSTYACEDTYTLQTLLKNQLGFPGYVMTDWNAQHSTVQSALAGLDMSMPGTDFNGGSIYWGSALTNAVNSNQVPLSRLNDMVTRILAAWYLTGQDSGYPSVSFSRNVQGSHNTNVRAIARDGIVLLKNDGNILPLKTPSSIALIGSATIVGAHANNSASCSDHGCDLGALGMGWGSGTANYPYFVAPYDAINTKASSIGAKLTLSSTDSTSAGASAASGKDVAIVVITADSGEGYITVEGNSGDRNDLNAWHNGTGLVQAVAAANSNVIVVVHTVGAINLEQIVALPQVKAIVWAGLPSQENGNALVDILWGAVSPSGKLVYTIAKSPSDYNTRISSGDDNYSEGLFTDYKHFDDAGITPRYEFGFGLSYTNFTYSGLSITSNAKSGLATGAVVPGGPSDLFQDVATITVSIKNTGAVTGAEVAQLYLTYPSSAPRTPVRQLRGFDKLSLTAGQSGTATFNIRKRDLSYWDVSSQQWRVPSGTFGVSVGASSRDIRLTGSFTVA